The DNA window TGAGGCGCAATATTTTCCACATAAACCAGATATTCTTTAAACTCCTCTATATCCTCCGAAAACGGCGGTCTTTGGGTATCAAGAAGAATTTCTTTAGGAAACTCACGAACGGATTTTATGAACTGTTTTTTCAGATTTTTTGGCAAATTATCTTTTGTTTTAATACTTATAACTCCGCTGAAGTCATAATCAGAAGCATTATAAACCCATATAGAATCTTTTTTCACAAGCTGCGAAACGGCATTTTGTCCTCTTAAAATCAACCCGTCAGAAATTTGGTCTGCCTGAGCGAATCTCGGTATCATTTCATCATGAACCTGATCTATACTGCATCCGCAAATACTGTCGTGCGGATGATTTTTAAGAAGCATTTTCCATGCATATTCAAGCTCGTTGTTTCTTGACGCAACGAGTTTTGCCGACCGGACAAAAGCATAAAAAGGCTCTGCCAGCTTTGACAATTTCCATGTTGAAAGCGCATTTGCCTGCTTTAAATAAAGCCTTGTGGATAATGTCCCCGGAAGTATCGGATTTCTTGAATTATCCCTTAATTCCCCTTTGAATTCGCACAAATTAGTAAGATTTTTTGTTTTATCAATATATTCAAAAATCCCGCCTGATTCAAAAGAATAATCTTTCAGTATTTTCCCGATTTCTTCAAGCTGGGCTTTTAAAGCTATTACAGGCCCTAAATGATCCCCGCCTGTCGGAAGCAAAATATAATCTGATGTTGAATATTCTTTGATTTTATCGAGAAATTCTTTTAATTTTTCCGCTTTTTCTTTGACAGAAATATCATAATGCAGAATATTCTGAAAATATCCTTCTATGAGATAAGTTGCTTTTACAGAAGAATTGTCTTGCGATTTCCAGATAAATTCTGATTTTTGACTTCCTGCTCCACGCCACAAAACAGCATTTTTGATTGCAAAAGCTGATAAAATTCTTGGGATTTCTGAACTATGCCCGAAAGAATCCGGCAAATATCCGACAAATTTATTACAGCCAAGCTCTTTAGCCTGTTTAATCCCAATCATCATGTTTCTGAACAAAGATTCGCCCGATACAAGAAATTCATCGGCAAGAGCATACCATGGCCCTATTATAATTTTATTTTTACTTATCAAGTCTTGTATAAGCAGCTTCTTTTCAGGGTAAATCTCAAAATAGTCTTCCAAAATTACTGTTTGGCCGTCAAGATAAAAACAGTCAATATTTTTGTTATGAATTTCCCTGATAATTAAATCCAAAACCTCTACAAACCGCAGCCTAAAGTCCTGAAAGGTTTTATACCATTCTCTGTCCCAATGTGTGTGATTGTAAGCAATAACTTTCATAAGCTTTAATTATATCAAATTATTTATGATATGGCTCGTTGTTAATAATTTTAAATGCTCTGTAAATCTGCTCCAGCAATAATTGTCTTGCCATTTGATGAGCAAAAGTCATGGAAGATAAACTTAAAGCTAAATCAGCACGGTTTTTGACTTTTTCTGAAAGCCCTTCTGCCCCTCCAATAGCAAAAACTACCTGATTTATACCGCTTAATGAAAGATCTTTTATCTTAGCTGCAAAATCTTCTGAAGATAGCAATTTGCCTTTAATATCAAGCGCAATAAAATAAGAATTTTCGTTTATTTGTTTAAGTATTTTTTCAGATTCTATATCAAGAATTTTGTTTATATTTGAATCCGAATAAATATTTTCTGAAGAAATTTCTATTATTTGAAGCGATGAATAAGGCTGAATTCTCTTCATGAATTCATCAATACCCATTTTTATATATTTTTCACGAATTTTTCCAACTGCAATAATTTTTATATTCATTTATTTAAATACTTTCTATAAAGAATTATTTTTTCATATAAATAATTCTTTGTTGTGGTGATATTTTTTCTATAGCATATCTTAGCATTGTTCTCGGCATCGTTTTATGGAATTTATTCAAAAAAGAATACAAACTGTTAATATCTCTTTTTCCTACTTCCCTAAGCATCCAGCCCGTTGCTTTATGTATTAAATCATGTTCATGTTTTAAAAAATATTTTGATAGTTCCATTGTAGGTATAAATTCTCCCTGCCTGATAAAATAAAATGTTGCCAGCACAGAAATTCTTTGACTCCATAAATGCTCTGAATTTGCCAATTCCCACAATTTTTCGGTATTATTTTTAAACAAATAAGCCCCAATTATATGCGGTGCGGAAATATCAACCAAATCCCAATTATTTATATAATTAACATTGCTTAAATACAGATTATAAATCTTTCCTTGTTCTTCTTCACCAATTTTCGGATATTTTAAAACAAGCATTAAAATTGCAGCCATTCTTACTTCGTGAAAAGGGTTTTTTATAAGGACTTCAATTTCTCCTAAAGTAATATCTTTAAAATATTTTTTTGCGATTTTTCTAATATCAGGCACTTTTAATCCGTAAAACAAATCCCCTTCGCCATATTCATTTTTGCCTGTTTTAAAAAACTTTGCATGATGTGCTGCAAATTCTGAGTTAGAAAAACTCTTTATCTCATTTGTTATTTGTTCTACATTCATAAATTATTTTTCTCTAAGAAGTTCTTTTTATTTTATGCCTTACAAATGAAGCAACTGCTTCGCTAACATTTGCCGGTTCTCTTTTTTCAACTTCCTGATGTTTTTGTTTTTTGATTCTTAACTTCGAGGGTCGTTTTGACTTGATACGCCTGTTAAAAATAATTACACCCGCAATAACAATGATAAGAAGTACCACACCAAAAAGTGTTTTTATCATCTTAAAAAACATCGGGATAAATCCGTGATTAGTCTTTACAGCCCCGCCCGATTCAATATTGGAAGTGCCAGACTCTGAGATTGAAGGAGGCTGAGGTACTGCCTGTTGCTGTTGAACGTCCATAATCTGAGATTGCTGCTGAATTTTAGCAGGTTGCTGCACAACAGGTCCATTATCAGAACATCTTGCATAATTTATTTGTAAAACAAATGAAATAAAAGTGCACATAAATATAATTAGAAAATTTTTGATAAATTTCATTTTCTAAGCCCTCAGTATTTCTTTATTTAACTTTCTGTATCTGTTGGTATATTTTTTGGACTCTTGGCGGGAGTTCTGCCTCTTTGTGCAGATTGTCTTCCGTCTGTCTTAATAGGTCGTCTGCCGCCTCTTTTTTTAGCTATTTCTTCTTTAGGAACAGTTTTTTCCTCTACAACGGGAGTTTCTTGTATTTGCGGCTGTTCTTGTTGCTGAGGCGGTATATGTTGTTGCACCTGCGGCTGAGGTTGTACTTGAGGTTGTGCCTGAGCCTGCGGCTGTTCTTGTTGCTGAGGTGATATTTGTTGTTGCACCTGCGGCTGAGGTTGTACTTGAGGTCTAATTTGCGGCTGCACTTGCGGTTGTAAATATTGCTGAGGACGAGGAACTACTCCTGTTTCCGCAGGTCTTTGCTGTGGTCGTAACGGAGGTGCAGACTGAAATTCTCTTCTTTGATTCCCCCCTCTATAAGGTTGTTGCGGTTGTCTTGGTATAACCTTCTCAACTCCGGTCTTTTCTTCAGCAGGAACACTCTCTGCTGTTTCCAACTCCTGCAATATTGTAAACACATCAGGTGTGAAATCTTTACCTAAATAGTTTCTGGCAATTGATGCAGGTACAGCATAATATCTTATAAGTTTTGAAACCTTAGGCATATATGCTGATTCAGCAAAATAGTCTTTTATTAATTCATTATTTATAGTGAATAATTTTTTTTCTTCAAGTTGAACCGGCTGTTTAATAGCAGATGCTGTCAAAGATGGACTTGTTTCTATTTTTTTAACGGGTGAAGGCATTATTCTTGTCTGAACAGTGCTTTGAACCTGCTTTTTTGCTTCATTAATTACTAAATTATTTTTATTTATAGGTTTTGTAAATTTCATTTTTGAAGTTTTGACAACGGTTTCACCCTCTTGAGGAGGAGCTGAGAAATTAAAATCTTCAATAATAACGCCATTTCCATTGCAGTTAGCGCATTTTTTGGTAAATATTTCTGCAAGACTCTGCCCTTGTCTATGTCTTGTCAACTCAACAAGTCCAAGATCGGAAAGTTGCCCTATTTGCGGTTTTGATTTATCTGTTTCAAGCGCAATTTCAAACTCTTCCAGAACAGCTAGCTGGTCAACTCTGTTTTCCATATCGATAAAATCAACAATAATCATACCGCCAATATTTCTGAGTTTTAGCTGTCTTGCTACTTCTGCAACAGCTTCCAGATTGGTTTTTCTGATAGTTTCGTCCTGCGTTGCTGAACTTGTAAACTTGCCGCTGTTAACGTCAATAACAGCAAGAGCTTCTGTTGTCTGGATATAAAGATATCCGCCGCTTGGAAGATTAACCTTTGTTTGAAGAGCATTTCTGATTTCTCTATCAACGCCCTTAGCAACAAGTATAGAATCTGTGCCTTTATGTACGGAAACATTTAACTTGTGCGAAATATTCCAGCTTTGCAAAAGCTGTGTGGCTCTGTGATAGCCGAAAGAAGTATCAAGAATAATTTCATTGATATCATCTGTAACAGCTTCTCTTATAACTCTATATAAAAGATCCTGATCCCTATGAAGCAAGCTTGGTGCTGTTACGGTATCAGACGCTGTTATTATGCTATTCCACTTTTCAAGCAAAAATTCCAGATCTTCCTGAATCTCAGCTTCTGATTGATTTTCTGCTTCTGTTCTTATGATTACACCTACACCGGCAGGTTTTAAAAGACTGACTATTGATTTTAGCCTTGCTCTTTCTTTTACGGAAGATATTTTTTTACTTACGTTAACTCCCTTTTCATCAGGCATAAGAACAAGAAATCTTCCGGGAAGACTAATTGCCATAGTCACTCTCGGACCTTTATGTCCTGTAGGTTCTTTAACTACCTGAACCATAATACTTTGTTTAGGCTTGATTCTTTCTTTCAAAGCACCTTTGCCAGTAACATCAGAAGCATGAAGAAATCCCATTTTATCACTTCCAACATGCACAAAAGCCGCATCAATACTTGGCAAAATATTTTCAACTTTTGATAAATAAATATCACCTAATAAAATATCACCACGATGGATAAAAAATTCTAATACTCTTCCATTTTCAGAAATTGCTGCAATATTATCGCGCTCTGAAATAATGATGGATTTACTCATAATTAATTAATTTCCTCATCAACAAAACTTATAAAACTTTTAATACTATTCATAAACTTTAAAAAACCTTTTTTAACTTTTTATTTTCATCTTCATACTGCGCTGCCGTTATGAAGATTTGTCCCTTTTGGGGTTATCGCTGTAATTTTAATTATATAAATTCTCGCATACTGCATGGTTGCTGAGAATAACAGCTACACTTTTATTAAAAATCAATATTTTAAAAAAATCTTAAATATAAAATAAATTCACTCCATTTAAATCAGATTTATAACAATTCATTAAATTCAAAATCCAAAAGCTTTTCTCTAACTATATCCCATTCTATTTCAGGAATTAAAATATTAAGAAAATGATCAGCCCTTAAAGTGCTGTTAGATACCTCTATTTTACAGTCAGAAAGACTATTTTCAAGACTAATAACCTTAACGGGTTCTCTATCCTGCCCTGCTTTTAAGATAAAATCTAATTCATATCGACCATTTGATTCACATATATTTAGCGAATGAATTGCTGGTCTTATATCAACTTTTTTTAAGCAATTTTTTTTAGAAATCTTTTCTATTACTATATTGTCTTGTAATAAACAGTTTTTGACAATACTCTTTAAGTCGATTTTTTCAATTTTTTCCTGCTCCACAGGGAAAGCCTTGTATTTTGCCCAGTATACAGCTTTTTCAATTGATATTTTATCTTTAGAAATATTAACAATTTCCAGAATTTTTGAATTTTCAGGCAAAAAGGTATTTAATCTTTCTTTTATTTTTTCCGGAGAAATATTTTCCTGAAGTTCGATATCTGCGCATTCAGCAATCCCTTCTACAAAAATCGGCAATGCAACCGCCAAAGAGATTTTAGGACTAGGATTAAACCCCTGCGTAAAATTAATTTTCAAACCTGCTTTGCGAATTGCGGCATAAAGCAATTTTTGCCAATCAAGATGAGAAATATATTTTAATTCGTTTGTTTTTTGAATTTTTATTCTGTATCTATGAATATCATCGTCATTGCGGGAAAGCGCAATGCACTGACCCGACAACCTGTCCCCCTGCGAATTATTTTTCCGAGGAAGATCTGCAATTGGTTGTACTTGTTCAGGCTCACAAGAGTCCAGCTTATGACCTCTCAAAGAAGGTTCTGTCTGCAAATTCTGACAAACTCCGCAGCTTGAGCAAACTTCATCGCAAGGATCGGAATTTTTAAAATCAAGCGCATTTTTGTATTCAGCAATCAACCAGCTTTTATCAACCCCGACATTAAAAATATCCCATGATAATTCTTCGTTTACATCAAATTCTTTAGCAGAATAATCACTCAAATTTATTGAAAGCGATTCCGCTGTTTTAAGCCATATATCTTTGTTAAAATGCTCATTCCACGCATCGAGATAAGAACCGTTTTTATAAACTTCTTCTATAAGTCCGTTTAACTCCCTGCCCCCCCTTGAAAAAACCGCTTCAAGCTGGCATAAAAAACTGTCATGAAAATTAAGTTTCAAATCTCTTATTGGTCGTGCTTTTTGGCGAAGATATCTTATTTTATCTTCAATTACCTCTAATTTGTCCTGAGCTGCCCACTGAAAAGGGGTAAAAGGCTTTGGAACAAAAATAGATACAGTGCATGTAATGCTCAAAAATGTCCTTAGTTTTAATTCATTTTTAATTTTTGAAGCACTCGCCTTTATTTTTTGCAAAAGATTTATAATTTCGTCTAAATCTTCATAAGTTTCTGTCGGAAGCCCTATCATAAAATACAGTTTAATCTTACTCCAGCCTGTTTTATAGACAGAAAGTACCGCTTCAATAATTTGCTCTTCGTTTAAATTTTTGTTTATAACATCTCTTAATCTCTGGCTTCCTGCTTCCGGTGCGATAGTTATTGTGCTTTTTCTCACCGAATTAACCAGTTCTGCCAATTTTAAACTAAATTTGTCCGCTCTCTGGCTGGGAAGAGAAATTGAAACCCCTGAACAGGCATGTTTTTCATTAAGAATGCCTACAAGTTTTTCTATATTAATATAATCGTTAGAAGATAAAGCCAGAAGCGAATATTCATCATAGCCGGTATTTTTCAAAACGCTGTCAACGATTTCCACAACATGCTCGGGAGATCTTTCTCTCACCGGTAAATTTACAAAACATGCCTGACAAAAACGGCACATTCTTCCACATCCGCGTCTTAATTCAATTACTGCCCTATCATGCACTGCTGTGCTATAAGGAATAGGAAATTTTACAGGATAATCCCTATTATCAATATTATCTATCCTTTTTGTTATGACAGCAGAAAATTCTTCACTTACAGGAATTAATTTTGTCCCGTTTTCATTTTTATAAAATCGGGGAACATAAACTCCTTCAAGCTTAGCAAGATTCTTTAAAGTTTCTTCTCTTGATAATTTATTGGATTTTGCATTCTGTATTTCTTCCAAAAGCTTAATAATTATAGTTTCGCCATCGCCTATAAGAAAAACATCTATAAATTCGGAAATTGGCTCAGGATTATAACTTCCCGGGCCACCCGCCACTACTATTGGGTTAAATTCATTCCTGTCCGCTGATTTTATGGGAATATTCGCCATCTCCAACATAGACAGAATGGTTGGATAGCTCAACTCATACTGAAGAGAAAAAGCTATCATATCAAAATCATTAAGAGGTCTAAAGCTTTCTAGTCCATAAAGAGGAATATGATTTTGCTGTAATTCTTTCTTAAAATCAACTTCCGGCGCATAAACTCTGTCGGCCAAAAAGTTTCTTTTGTCATAACAATTAACTTTATCGTATAAAATTCTTAAACCTAAATTAGAAATACCTATTTCGTACAAATCAGGAAAAGCAAAAGCCACCCTAGCTTCTGCGGAAGCCCAGTCTTTATTGAAACTCCCGATTTCTTTACCTATATATCTCGAAGGTTTATTTACTTTTTTTAAAATTCTTTGAATCTTTTCTCTCATCATCCTTAAATGATAGCATAAATAAAACGCCTAAAAGAAAAGAGAGTCATTTGAATGACCCTCTTTTCTTTTAAAATCATTTAATTTAATTGATTACAGTAGTGTTTCAAGTAATGCAGCATGTCTTGTTGCTGTAGCAGCAGTTCTGATTCTTCTTTTGTTTACATAAGTTCTGAGAGCTTCTCTAATGAGTTCGCTTCTTGAGCGTTGTTCATCATCAGCAACGTTGTCGATTGTGTTTAAAAATTCGTCCGGCATTGAAATAAGCACTCTTGCCATAATTAATCTCCTCCCAATAAATTTTACCTTGTTATACCACCAATTAATTTTTATTTACTCCTCTTAATATATAAAAAACATTTGATTTGAGAAAATTTCAATAATTCGAGCTTTTTGTTACATAAATTAATATAAGTAGTATATAAAAAATAAATTCTATTGTTTGATTTGCGATATATTCGCAATAAAAAAGCCGTGCCCTACGCTTTGACAAGACTGTTAAAGTAGTACAACATTATTGTCCTCCATCCGGCAAACTGACTACACCCGAAAGTTACAACTTATGGCTGCTGCGTTCCCGCCCTGACCAGGTTCATCGGCTTCCGCCGTGTCAGACCAAACTTCATCGAACAAAAATATTGTCGATCTTTACCAATCGAGCCTCATGGTAGGTTGTCCACCCCGCTAAAGCGATTGCGGGCTAAGGGCATCGCTAGTTCCCCGTGTAGCACGACTGTAAATATATTAACATAAACCACAAAATTTCAACCTCATGAACAAGTCTATTTAAACCCTCGGATTGATTTATTTTCTCTAAACAAAACATAAAATGAATTTAGGCTAGATTTGTTAGGGGGTGTTTATGGAAATCGTCACAGACGATTTAATGTCACAAAAAATCAGGATTTTTGTCAATATAGTAAATAACAAAATTAATACTCCTGAAGAACTTATATACAAGCATCTCATCAATGCTGATGCGCTGAGAATGAAAAATTATTTCTGGGAATCTATAGATGAATACCTGCTGGTAATCAAGCACGATAAAACCTGCCTTGACGCACACAAAGGGCTGGGTTTTTCTTATAAACAAACAGGATATACACGTGATGCGGTAAATGCATTTAACGAAGCTAAAAAGCTGAGCCCCTTCGACAAAATTTTGTATTATGAGGCAGGATGCTGTTATTGCATGGATAAAAAATACGATAAAGCCATAAAAGAATACAAAAAAGCTATAAAAATTTGTCCCGAATATGGAGAAGCAAAGCTAAATCTTGCGCTTGCTTACGAGCTGAACAATCAATTTGATATGGCAATTAAAAATTATCTTAAAATTATCAAAGCTACTCCGGAAAGTGTTTCGGCACATAATGCGCTTGGCAGTTTGTATATAAAATTAGAAATGTACTCTAAAGCAATAAAAACATTCAGACATATTTTAAAAATAAACAAAGAATATTCCAGAGCTTATCTGGGAATTGCAATAGCTTTCGATAAAATGAACTGCAATAATGATTCTATGAGATATTACAAAAAATATATAAAACTTAAGCCAAACTGCGGAAATTTACCTTTTATTCTGGACAGACTAAAAGAATTAAGAAATGAAATAATTCCCAAGAAAAAATCACATCTAAAACTCGTATCATAGTAAAACATTTTTTTACGATAATTTCTCTTTTTCGCTTAATGCAGCTAAATTTGTTAAATTTTCTGCCACTTGCGCAAAATTGGCAATACTTTCAACTTCATGTAAATCAAGAAAATTATCAGGATCAAGAAGTATTATTAATCTGTTTTGAAATTTTCCGATTCCGAGAATAAAATCCCGGGATTCGTCTGAATTAACGGGTGAATCCTGAATATCTTTTGTTTGGAGATGTATAACTTCAGAAACTGAATCTACAGTGAGCCCTACTGTGTTTTTTTCAAGTTCAAGTACCATAATTCTGGTTTCCTGAGTTTCTTTTGTGAGTTCAAGACCAAAACGTTTTCTTCCGTCAATAACAGGAATTATACTTCCTCTAAGATTAATGACTCCTTCAACGAATTCAGGAGATCTTGGTATTTTAGTTTTTTCCTGCGGCATTATAATTTCTTGAACACTGGTAATAGATACCGCATATTCTTCTTTTCCCAGTCTAAAAGCGATAGCCTGCAACTCTTCTTGTTCTAAAATATTTTTACCGGACATAAAGAATCTCCTTAATATTTAATCACTTTTTAATAGAATAAATTTTTTAATAGAAAAAGGCAAATTGTAATTGCCTTTTTCTGTATGATTAATAATCAAATTATAAATTTTAAGAATTCAAGTCAATTACAACTGAAGTTTCTCCTTCAAAGACTTCTTCCTCTTCTTCTTCGAGAACTTCTTCCGGCTGAGCTTCGGTTCTGATTGATTTTCCTGCTTTATTTCCGATAAGTCTTTCTTTAATTTCTTTAACTTTTCTATCAAACCTGTCAGCTAAAAGATCAATAGCAGCATACATTGATTCTGCATCTTCCGTTATTTTTATTACAGAACCGTTTAAAAAGCATGTAACTTCTGCTGTATGACTTTTTTTAACACTTTTATTTTTGGTTACGCTGAGCGTTACTTTTATGTTTATTATCTGGGAATTGTGTTTTACTATTCTACCGATTTTTTCTTCAACATAATCTCTGATTGCCTTGGTAATTTCAATATTACGCCCGTTAAGGGTAAGACGCATAAGCGTTCCTCCTAATTCTCTATAAATATTTCAACTTTTTGATTATAAACCATTTTTTTTTCAGTTTAAAGCTATTTTAATTTTTATTTAACAGTTTAAATTAATAATTTTATCCGTGCATAACTTGAACATTATCAAAATTAGCTGTTTTTCTTACAGATAAAGTGTTTTTATTTTTAAAAAAGAGAAACCTTCGCAATTTGCGAAGGCTTCTCTTTTTTTATTCAGATATTAACTATGCTGTAACTAGAGATTTTGACCCTTTAGCTTCGATTACTGCTTGAGCAGCAGCTAATCTTGCTACAGGAACTCTAAAAGGTGAACAGCTTACATAATTTAAGCCGATTCTATGACAGAATTTAACGCTTTCAGAATCTCCGCCATGCTCACCGCAAATACCAAGTTTAATGTTTGGTCTAACGGATTTACCTTTTTCGATAGCAGTTTTCATAAGCTGACCGACACCTTCTTGATCCAATGTTTCAAAAGGATTTGAAGGAAGGATTTTGTTTTCAACATAATCGTTAAGGAATTTAGCTTCAGCATCATCACGGCTGTAACCGAAAGTCATCTGAGTTAAATCGTTTGTACCGAAGCTGAAGAATTCAGCATATTCAGCAACCTGATCAGCAGTTAAAGCTGCTCTAGGAATTTCAATCATGGTTCCGAATTGATAATCGATTTCGGTTCCTTTTTCAGCCATAACTTCTTTTGCTACTCTTTCAAGTACGTTTCTGGCTTCTTTAAGTTCGTTTACGTGACCGATTAAAGGAATCATAACTTCAGGTTTAACTTCAAGACCTTCTGCTTTAAGATCGCAAGCAGCTTCAAAAATAGCTCTAACTTGCATTTCGTTAATTTCAGGGAATTTAAGGCCTAATCTACATCCTCTTAAGCCCATCATAGGATTTGATTCGCTTAATTCTTCTACTTTGTGTAAAAGAGATTCTTTAGCTGAATAATCTTGTTTAAGAGCTTTTAATGTAGCAACTTCAGCGATAAGTTCGTCTTTATTAGGTAAGAACTCATGAAGAGGAGGATCAAGAAGACGGATTGTCATCGGTAATCCTTTAAGAGCTTTGAACATATCTTTAAAATCTTGATACTGCATAGGAAGAAGTTTAGCAAGAGCTTCTTTTCTTGCTTCTACTGTTCCTGCAACGATCATTTGCTGAACAACAGGAAGTCTGTCTTGAGCCATAAACATATGCTCTGTTCTGCAAAGACCTACGCCTTTAGCACCGAGTTCAACAGCTTTTTCTACATCTTCAGGGGTATCAGCGTTAGCTCTTACTACAAGAGTTTTAACTTCGTCAGCCCAGCTGAATAATTTTTCGAATTTATCATCCATTTTAGGTTCAACTGTAGCGAGTGAACCTTCAAAGATT is part of the bacterium genome and encodes:
- the raiA gene encoding ribosome-associated translation inhibitor RaiA; its protein translation is MRLTLNGRNIEITKAIRDYVEEKIGRIVKHNSQIINIKVTLSVTKNKSVKKSHTAEVTCFLNGSVIKITEDAESMYAAIDLLADRFDRKVKEIKERLIGNKAGKSIRTEAQPEEVLEEEEEEVFEGETSVVIDLNS